The proteins below come from a single Phycisphaerae bacterium genomic window:
- a CDS encoding cytochrome B6, with protein sequence MRRSSMVMLSMLACTVFGVGGAGLLAQDEMTAASPPSSYSPVVAKESFEQTMARMSAAKDGIMARHMELLRDRYDLSDRAAEGVAMSGGKAVQEGVRVRLADGVSWHQLAAMSPEEIREQGLWPAGFYPLPHPNHPEGGMVFPQSHIDELKRQTDRDLTRFDLDFDLPDHLLPDFPPAIYLTTRPDLGDVSKGRVITSDNFHAIFNGILNPKQLEGLRLLVTPFPQQQFNGTEDRRSSRPSLGVTCFDCHVNGHSNGTTHLVGDIRPQEFRHRLDTPTLRGVNVQRLFGSQRGLKSVEDFTEFEQRAAYFDGDHVMAAKKGVNVLERGSQVHFMGEFMNILDFPPAPKLDLYGKLDPSKATEQELLGQEVFFGKGQCATCHAAPYYTDNLMHNLRAERFFEPKMINGRMASSDGPIKTFPLRGIKDSPPYLHDGRLLTLEDTVEFFNLIQQLNLTDQEKQALVAFMRTL encoded by the coding sequence ATGAGGCGAAGCAGTATGGTAATGCTCTCGATGCTGGCGTGTACAGTTTTTGGGGTCGGCGGGGCGGGATTGCTCGCGCAGGACGAGATGACGGCGGCGTCACCGCCGTCGAGTTACTCGCCGGTGGTGGCCAAGGAGTCGTTCGAGCAGACGATGGCCCGGATGTCGGCGGCCAAGGACGGGATCATGGCCCGTCACATGGAGTTGCTGAGGGATCGCTACGATCTGTCGGACCGGGCGGCGGAGGGCGTGGCGATGTCGGGAGGCAAGGCGGTTCAGGAAGGGGTTCGGGTCCGGCTGGCGGACGGGGTGAGTTGGCATCAGCTTGCGGCGATGAGTCCGGAGGAGATTCGGGAGCAAGGTTTGTGGCCGGCGGGTTTTTATCCTCTGCCGCACCCGAATCATCCGGAGGGCGGGATGGTTTTTCCGCAGTCGCACATCGACGAGCTCAAGCGGCAGACGGATCGCGACCTGACGCGGTTCGACCTGGACTTCGACCTGCCGGACCATCTGTTGCCTGATTTTCCGCCGGCGATCTACCTGACGACTCGTCCGGATTTGGGCGATGTGTCGAAGGGGCGGGTGATCACGAGCGACAACTTCCACGCGATATTCAACGGCATTTTGAATCCCAAGCAGCTTGAAGGGTTGCGGCTGCTGGTGACTCCGTTCCCGCAGCAGCAGTTCAACGGGACGGAGGACCGGCGTTCGTCGCGTCCGAGCCTGGGCGTGACGTGTTTCGACTGCCACGTGAACGGCCACTCGAACGGGACGACGCACCTGGTGGGGGACATTCGGCCGCAGGAGTTTCGGCACCGGCTGGACACGCCGACGCTTCGGGGGGTGAACGTACAGCGGCTTTTCGGTTCGCAGCGTGGGCTCAAGAGCGTGGAGGACTTCACGGAGTTCGAGCAGCGGGCGGCGTATTTTGACGGCGATCACGTCATGGCGGCCAAGAAGGGGGTCAACGTTCTGGAGCGTGGGAGCCAGGTTCACTTCATGGGTGAGTTCATGAACATCCTCGACTTCCCGCCGGCCCCGAAGCTGGATCTCTACGGCAAGCTGGACCCGTCGAAGGCGACGGAGCAGGAGCTCTTGGGCCAGGAGGTGTTTTTCGGCAAGGGCCAGTGCGCGACGTGCCACGCCGCTCCGTACTACACGGACAATCTGATGCACAATTTGCGGGCGGAGCGGTTCTTTGAGCCGAAGATGATCAACGGGCGGATGGCGTCGTCGGACGGCCCGATCAAGACGTTTCCGCTTCGCGGGATCAAGGACTCGCCGCCGTATTTGCATGACGGGCGATTGCTGACCCTTGAGGACACGGTGGAGTTTTTCAACCTGATCCAGCAGTTGAATCTGACGGACCAGGAGAAACAGGCACTGGTTGCATTCATGCGGACGCTGTGA
- a CDS encoding peroxiredoxin yields MCDEQRLPLIGEKAPSFEAETTQGPIKFPEDFAGKWVVFFSHPADFTPVCTTEFMTFATMQPEFEKLNCKLLGLSIDSTYSHIAWLRTIKEKIEYKGMKGVEVNFPVISDLTMEVSKAFGMLQPAASSTQAVRAVFIIDPESVVRAILYYPLSNGRNMEEIKRLLVAMQLSDSQKVATPANWQPGDEVIVPPPGSCGTAKERVEKPASDTRVLDWFMVLKKCPK; encoded by the coding sequence ATGTGCGATGAACAGAGACTTCCGTTGATCGGTGAGAAGGCGCCGTCGTTTGAGGCGGAGACGACGCAAGGGCCGATCAAGTTTCCGGAGGACTTTGCGGGCAAGTGGGTGGTGTTCTTTTCGCATCCGGCGGATTTCACGCCGGTGTGCACGACGGAGTTCATGACGTTCGCGACGATGCAGCCGGAGTTCGAGAAGCTCAACTGCAAGCTGCTGGGGTTGAGCATCGACAGCACGTACAGCCACATCGCGTGGCTGAGGACGATCAAGGAGAAGATTGAGTATAAGGGCATGAAGGGCGTGGAGGTGAACTTCCCGGTGATCAGCGACCTGACGATGGAGGTGTCGAAGGCGTTCGGCATGCTCCAGCCGGCGGCGAGCAGCACGCAGGCGGTGCGGGCGGTGTTTATCATCGACCCGGAGAGCGTGGTGCGTGCGATTTTGTACTATCCGCTGTCGAACGGGCGAAACATGGAGGAGATCAAGCGGCTGCTGGTGGCGATGCAGCTTTCGGACTCGCAGAAGGTGGCGACGCCGGCGAACTGGCAGCCGGGTGACGAGGTGATCGTACCGCCGCCGGGATCGTGCGGGACGGCGAAGGAGCGGGTGGAGAAACCGGCGTCTGACACGCGGGTGCTGGACTGGTTCATGGTGCTCAAGAAGTGTCCGAAGTAG
- a CDS encoding Gfo/Idh/MocA family oxidoreductase, giving the protein MAKFKKASDIKVGVIGYGPAFGMGPAHLNQMRDAGMTPAVVSDLDPARLEVAKKDFPGIQTFTSVSEMLKKSDVNLVVIITPHNTHAKLALQCLKAGRHVVCEKPFAITTAECDAMIAEAKKRKLVVSAYHNRHWDGWIMQAVKVIKQGKIGDVVRVEAHMGRYGCPGNWWRTSKTISGGIMYDWGAHLLEYSLQVINSEIREVTGFAKNGVWAAKTAWKKDTNEDEAQAVVRFASGQWLSLCMTAIDCNPKRGMLEITGTKGTYIMGGEEWEIITPTENGQQIEKGKNPPAEYWRFYKNIADHLVKGEPLVITGEWARRPIHIIDLACQSAKKGLSLKAKYG; this is encoded by the coding sequence ATGGCAAAGTTCAAGAAAGCCAGCGACATTAAGGTCGGCGTCATCGGTTACGGACCGGCGTTCGGTATGGGCCCAGCCCACCTCAACCAGATGCGCGACGCCGGCATGACCCCCGCCGTCGTCAGCGACCTCGACCCGGCCCGACTCGAAGTCGCCAAAAAGGACTTCCCCGGCATCCAGACCTTCACCTCCGTCTCCGAAATGCTCAAAAAGTCCGATGTCAACCTCGTCGTCATCATCACCCCGCACAACACCCACGCCAAGCTGGCCCTCCAGTGCCTCAAGGCCGGCCGACACGTCGTCTGCGAGAAACCCTTCGCCATCACCACCGCCGAGTGCGACGCCATGATCGCCGAGGCCAAGAAACGCAAACTGGTCGTCTCCGCCTACCACAACCGCCACTGGGACGGCTGGATCATGCAGGCCGTCAAGGTCATCAAGCAGGGCAAAATCGGCGACGTCGTCCGCGTCGAAGCCCACATGGGCCGCTACGGATGCCCGGGCAACTGGTGGCGGACCAGCAAGACCATCTCCGGCGGAATCATGTACGACTGGGGCGCCCACCTGCTCGAATACTCGCTCCAGGTCATCAACTCCGAAATCCGCGAGGTTACCGGATTCGCCAAAAATGGCGTCTGGGCCGCCAAGACCGCCTGGAAAAAGGACACCAACGAGGACGAAGCCCAAGCCGTCGTCCGATTCGCCAGCGGCCAGTGGCTCAGCCTCTGCATGACCGCCATCGACTGCAACCCCAAACGAGGCATGCTCGAAATCACCGGCACCAAGGGCACCTACATCATGGGCGGCGAGGAATGGGAAATCATCACCCCCACCGAAAACGGCCAGCAGATCGAAAAGGGCAAGAACCCGCCCGCCGAGTACTGGCGATTCTACAAGAATATCGCCGACCACCTCGTCAAGGGCGAGCCGCTGGTCATCACCGGCGAGTGGGCCCGCCGTCCCATCCACATCATCGACCTCGCCTGCCAGAGCGCCAAAAAGGGCCTGAGCCTCAAAGCCAAGTACGGATAA
- a CDS encoding family 10 glycosylhydrolase — protein MKTPSDRIILSSPVTHCDWIWRFPKQLGHGKPSVRRICDRCKEAGWTRLYWRTFDGGRALYDSKLLESEAVGYDADCYHAWASPGQVDTSFMKGYRNFDCLAEAVEYGHKIGLEVHAWLSINEDDHAWGIASRFARHNPHLRWVKRGGIPYNSQLSFAFEEVREYKLGLLREILAYDIDGVFFDWIRTGDVRNNPQVTPCGTGDFGYEKPMIEGFKKKFGIDPHTIPNNDERWVAFRAAPITAFARQAKRLVKAKNRNLPIAAMVNHPWSYRGQDGRINGSYYGLFLDLETWVRQGLVDDLVAAGYYLKGGTAAKAYKYLRDIAGDRCNVWLYWWVPADREDFQKSLRTARRLGSPQILYWESDYVGLPPDGREQAVQAMNEYAIG, from the coding sequence ATGAAGACTCCCTCCGACCGCATCATCCTGTCCAGCCCGGTCACCCACTGCGACTGGATCTGGCGGTTTCCCAAACAGCTCGGCCACGGCAAACCCAGCGTCCGGCGGATCTGCGACCGCTGCAAAGAGGCCGGCTGGACCCGACTCTATTGGCGCACCTTCGACGGCGGACGGGCCCTCTACGACAGCAAATTGCTCGAATCCGAAGCCGTGGGTTACGACGCCGACTGCTACCACGCCTGGGCTTCGCCCGGTCAGGTTGACACCTCCTTCATGAAAGGCTACCGCAACTTCGACTGCCTCGCCGAAGCCGTCGAATACGGCCATAAGATCGGCCTCGAAGTCCACGCCTGGCTGAGCATCAACGAGGACGACCACGCCTGGGGAATCGCCAGCCGATTCGCCCGTCACAACCCGCACCTCAGATGGGTCAAACGCGGCGGCATCCCCTACAACTCCCAGCTCAGCTTCGCCTTCGAAGAGGTCCGCGAGTACAAACTCGGACTCCTCCGCGAAATCCTCGCCTACGACATCGACGGTGTCTTCTTCGACTGGATCCGAACCGGCGACGTCCGCAACAACCCGCAGGTCACGCCTTGCGGCACCGGCGACTTCGGCTACGAAAAACCGATGATCGAAGGCTTCAAGAAGAAGTTCGGCATCGACCCGCACACGATACCGAACAACGACGAACGCTGGGTCGCCTTCCGCGCTGCCCCGATCACCGCCTTCGCCCGCCAGGCCAAACGACTTGTCAAAGCCAAAAACCGCAACCTCCCGATCGCCGCCATGGTCAACCATCCGTGGTCCTACCGCGGCCAAGACGGCCGCATCAACGGAAGCTACTACGGCCTCTTCCTCGACCTGGAAACCTGGGTCCGCCAGGGCCTCGTCGACGACCTCGTCGCCGCCGGCTACTACCTCAAGGGCGGAACCGCCGCCAAAGCCTACAAGTACCTGCGCGATATCGCCGGCGACCGCTGCAACGTCTGGCTCTACTGGTGGGTGCCCGCCGACCGCGAAGACTTCCAAAAAAGCCTCCGCACCGCCCGCCGCCTGGGCTCGCCGCAAATCCTCTACTGGGAATCCGACTACGTCGGCCTGCCCCCCGACGGACGCGAACAGGCCGTCCAGGCCATGAACGAGTACGCGATCGGGTAA